A region of the Desulfovibrio sp. Fe33 genome:
GGCTACTGATGGGGGAAGGACCACAACCATGCCCGAACCCACGACATCTCCGCGCAATTCCGGCTCCCGGCTGTCGGACCGGCTCAAGAAACAGCTCTTTCTCTACGCTTCCGGCGCGTTGCTCGTTCTGGCGCTCGGCGTGGGACTTTCCGTGGTTGCGACGCTGTTCAGCCAACTTGAGCAGGCCGAGGAGGCCGGGCTTGCCCATATCGCCGAGACCCGCGCCCTGGCCGTTGGCGAGTGGTGCCGCCGGGCCGTGGACCTGTCGCGGCAGGTCACAAGCCGGACCCGCATCCGGGAGGAGCTGGCCGCGTACAGCGCGGGCCGCGTCTCTTTGGAGGAGCTGGCCGCCTTTACCCGGCCCAAGCTGGAAGACGCCATGAACCTGTCCGAGGAGGTGGTCGGCCTGACCCGCCTGGATCGGGACGGCCGTTTCGTGACCTCGGTGGGCGTGCCCGTGCCCGAGGCCCTTGCCGAGGATTTGGCGTCGTCCGCCGGGGACGTGCGCTTCTCCGCCCCCTCGGTTCTGGGGGGCGTTCCGTGTCTGGTCATCGCCGCGCCCATTCGGGATCGTCCCGGGCGCAGGCTTGGCGTGGACCTGGTGGTCATGAACATTTCCCGGCTCCTCGGGATCGTCGAAAGCGGACGCAACGTCCGGGGCGCGGGAGCCATCGGCCTCGGCTACGCTACAGGGAACGGCGTCGCGCCGTTTCCTGACGGAACCGGGGGAACGGTCGGGACGGCGGGCAGCCAGGCGGAGGCGTTGCGTCTGGCCGTGGCCGGGAAATCCGGCATCCTGGCCTTCGGCGACGAGGTCACGGCCTATACCCCGGTGAGCGGCAGCGGATGGGGACTGGCCGTGTCCATCAACGAACGGGAGTTGTACAACCCGATCAGGTTGCGGCTCATCCAACTGGCCCTTTACTCCCTGCTCATTTATGCGGTCTGCCTCATCGGCCTGTGGCGGCTGCTGCGTCCGCTGACCGGGCGGCTCCTACTCCACGCCTCGGAGCTGGAGTCCGAGGTGGACGCCAAGACCGCCACCCTCAAATCCGAGTTGGACGCCCGGCTCAAGGCCGAACACGCCCTGGAGGAGGCCCGCAGGGAGCTTGAGGACCGCGTGCGCGAGCGCACCCGCGAACTGGCTGAGGCCAATGAGGAGCTGCGCAAGATTCACAGCCGCTTGGCAGGGGAGCACGAGCAGCGCAAGATACTGTCCCGCGACCTTATCAACCTGCTGGAGGAGGACCGCCGGGAAGTGGCCCGCGAACTGCACGACCACACCGGGCAGCTTCTGACCACCCTGCGGCTTGATTTGCAGGCCGCATTGGAGTCCCTGGCCTCGTCGGACGGGTGCTGCCGGGGGCAATTGGAGAGCGCGGCGGACAAGATCACCCTGGTCCAGCGCGACATCAAGTCTATTTCCAAGGGGCTTCGGCCCGACACTTTGGAGTATCTCGGCCTGGCCCAGGCCATCGAGGCGCTGCTCGACGAGTATCGCGCCGCCACCGATCTCGACATTCATTTCTTCCATAAGGGCGTGCCCAAACGTTTTGACAGCCAAAAGGAGCTGGCCCTATACAGGATCACCCAGGAGGCCCTGACCAATACGGTCAAATACGCCGGGGCCAGGCAGGTCCACATCAGCTTGATCGACCGGGACGGGCGGCTCAACCTGACCATCGAGGACGACGGCCGGGGGTTCGACCCGGCGGCCGTGGCCGAGGCGGCGGGGTCGTCCGGCAGCCTGGGACTGACCCTGATGAAGGAACGCATGGTCCAACTGGAAGGGGCTTTCCACCTCGAATCCGCACCCGGCCGGGGCACGCAGATACTGGCCGAGCTGAACATCCGGGAAAACAACGATGCATAAGACCTCCCTGCTTATCGCCGACGACCATCAGGTGGTCATCGCGGGCATCCGCAGCCTGCTCGCCCCGCGCCGCGACATCGAGATCGTGGGCGAGGCCGCCAACGGCGTCGAGGCCGTGGACCGCGCCCGCGCGTTGCGCCCGGATA
Encoded here:
- a CDS encoding sensor histidine kinase, which produces MPEPTTSPRNSGSRLSDRLKKQLFLYASGALLVLALGVGLSVVATLFSQLEQAEEAGLAHIAETRALAVGEWCRRAVDLSRQVTSRTRIREELAAYSAGRVSLEELAAFTRPKLEDAMNLSEEVVGLTRLDRDGRFVTSVGVPVPEALAEDLASSAGDVRFSAPSVLGGVPCLVIAAPIRDRPGRRLGVDLVVMNISRLLGIVESGRNVRGAGAIGLGYATGNGVAPFPDGTGGTVGTAGSQAEALRLAVAGKSGILAFGDEVTAYTPVSGSGWGLAVSINERELYNPIRLRLIQLALYSLLIYAVCLIGLWRLLRPLTGRLLLHASELESEVDAKTATLKSELDARLKAEHALEEARRELEDRVRERTRELAEANEELRKIHSRLAGEHEQRKILSRDLINLLEEDRREVARELHDHTGQLLTTLRLDLQAALESLASSDGCCRGQLESAADKITLVQRDIKSISKGLRPDTLEYLGLAQAIEALLDEYRAATDLDIHFFHKGVPKRFDSQKELALYRITQEALTNTVKYAGARQVHISLIDRDGRLNLTIEDDGRGFDPAAVAEAAGSSGSLGLTLMKERMVQLEGAFHLESAPGRGTQILAELNIRENNDA